A stretch of the Ctenopharyngodon idella isolate HZGC_01 chromosome 14, HZGC01, whole genome shotgun sequence genome encodes the following:
- the trim35-27 gene encoding tripartite motif containing 35-27, with the protein MASRPSHFEENLLCPVCRDVFRDPVLLLCSHSFCWACLDQYWDTTSSQRCPVCRTDFYMDRPPCNRALKNLCEIFLQERSKTVSTEVELFCSAHGEKLELFCLEDQRLVCGVCVNADTHVHHACSPVDEAAVALKEVLKTRLKPLQEKLKLLKSEKFICNQRAKHIKNQAEQTEAHIKKEFEQLQQFLRDEEAARITALREEEEQKRKELEEQMMRINSQLSSLVERMRTTEEEIESNNISFLLKYKGPPDSSQCSSPCPEKLPKVLIDVAKHLGNLKFGVWQKMSAAAQYIPVILDPNTAHPCLHLSDDLSDVRFGQWSRQTMGYMEKREGYTSVLGSEGFSSGTHRWDVEVGDNTTWALGVISESAIEMRDDPPSCGLLRIGFHNGMYGQGLSGEFLTPLTVKQKVQRVRVQLDWDGGKLSFFDPLSDTHLHTFEHTFSERVFPYFCNVCPSQALRILPVDLSVAGLEVHGPSAPDSEQAELQK; encoded by the exons ATGGCATCTCGACCGTCTCACTTCGAGGAGAACCTTCTGTGCCCGGTTTGCCGTGATGTCTTCAGGGATCCCGTCCTCCTGCTGTGTTCTCATAGCTTCTGCTGGGCCTGTCTGGATCAGTACTGGGACACCACCAGCTCGCAGAGATGCCCTGTGTGCCGGACAGACTTCTACATGGACCGTCCTCCGTGCAACCGCGCTTTGAAGAACCTGTGCGAGATCTTCCTGCAGGAGAGAAGCAAGACGGTGTCAACAGAGGTCGAGTTATTCTGCAGCGCGCATGGAGAGAAACTTGAGCTCTTCTGTCTGGAGGACCAGCGTCTGGTGTGCGGAGTGTGTGTGAACGCTGACACACACGTCCATCACGCGTGCTCACCTGTGGATGAAGCTGCGGTGGCCCTCAAG GAGGTGCTCAAAACAAGACTGAAGCCTTTGCAAGAGAAGctcaaacttttaaaatcaGAGAAATTCATCTGTAATCAAAGAGCGAAACACATCAAG AACCAAGCCGAGCAAACAGAGGCACATATTAAGAAAGAGTTTGAGCAGCTTCAGCAGTTTCTGCGTGACGAAGAGGCGGCCAGGATTACTGCTCTgagggaggaagaggagcagaAGAGGAAGGAGTTAGAGGAGCAGATGATGAGGATTAACAGTCAACTCTCATCTCTTGTAGAAAGAATGAGGACCACCGAGGAAGAGATAGAGTCCAACAACATCTCATTCCTGCTG AAGTACAAAGGCCCACCTGACAG TTCTCAGTGCAGCAGTCCATGTCCAGAGAAGCTTCCCAAAGTACTGATCGATGTGGCAAAGCACCTGGGAAATCTGAAGTTCGGAGTGTGGCAGAAAATGAGCGCTGCTGCTCAATACA TTCCTGTCATCCTCGACCCCAACACTGCTCACCCGTGTCTGCACCTGTCTGACGATCTGAGCGATGTGCGCTTCGGTCAGTGGAGTCGACAGACCATGGGTTACATGGAGAAACGTGAGGGCTATACGAGCGTCCTGGGCTCTGAGGGCTTCAGCTCTGGGACTCACCGCTGGGATGTTGAGGTTGGTGACAACACCACCTGGGCCTTGGGAGTGATTTCAGAGTCTGCCATCGAGATGCGAGACGACCCGCCCAGTTGTGGTCTATTACGCATAGGCTTCCACAACGGAATGTACGGACAAGGTCTTTCTGGGGAGTTTCTCACGCCGCTCACGGTGAAACAGAAGGTCCAGCGCGTCAGAGTCCAGCTGGACTGGGACGGAGGGAAACTGTCGTTCTTCGACCCTCTCAGCGACACTCATCTCCACACCTTCGAGCACACCTTCAGCGAGAGAGTGTTTCCGTACTTCTGTAACGTGTGTCCGTCTCAGGCGCTGCGCATCTTGCCGGTGGACCTCTCTGTCGCAGGACTGGAGGTTCATGGACCGTCTGCGCCTGATAGTGAGCAAGCAGAGCTGCAGAAGTGA